The following are encoded together in the Montipora foliosa isolate CH-2021 chromosome 12, ASM3666993v2, whole genome shotgun sequence genome:
- the LOC137981085 gene encoding uncharacterized protein encodes MKIYAASKDKLERVMKTVKEAMADVGLEWNEKKCSTAHVRRGSLASSLGGTAIGERQVIENLKKGETYKFLGVLENPKQEDSSVLWGASKVCLQRLSIIWSSPLSDFHKVLASNQYALPVVTYPMWTLTWPLADLQQLDREARKIIKENGGYHPLGSTELLYLPRKCGGRGLKSFESLYKQTKVKTTMKLYANEDRTMSLVREFEEKCERAGRRSLVKDAKKFALEMDITLDLAYPDPKALQTDSGEESHVKGVGRTLRAREEERSMREVREQRWQGKLFGERWDDNKVIDCFTWLSKWKSAPVHTVAGIYELYQQLLLTKLYHQSKTKTLTTSDTTCRMCGKGPESMAHVISGCGALAQTKYMQRHNAALKILFFEFLKDLDLIQCIPPWYSPVSPKPEHKNDRACAYWDVPVFAENTEVRANRIDARIVDRKEKKA; translated from the coding sequence ATGAAGATATATGCAGCGTCGAAGGATAAACTTGAGAGAGTAATGAAGACAGTTAAAGAAGCCATGGCAGATGTCGGTTTGGAGTGGAACGAGAAGAAGTGTTCTACAGCTCATGTAAGGAGAGGTTCATTGGCCAGCAGTTTGGGAGGCACTGCCATCGGAGAAAGGCAGGTCATAGAAAATCTGAAGAAGGGAGAAACTTACAAGTTTTTGGGAGTTTTAGAAAATCCTAAGCAAGAGGACAGCTCTGTTCTGTGGGGAGCTTCAAAGGTTTGCTTGCAGAGACTGTCAATTATATGGTCGAGCCCCCTATCGGACTTCCACAAAGTCTTAGCATCTAATCAATACGCACTACCAGTTGTCACCTACCCTATGtggacactaacatggccgctcGCAGATCTACAACAACTCGATCGCGAAGCTCGCAAGATCATCAAAGAGAATGGAGGCTACCATCCACTCGGTTCAACCGAGTTGCTATACCTACCAAGGAAGTGTGGAGGCCGGGGACTGAAGTCATTTGAGAGCCTGTATAAGCAGACCAAAGTCAAGACCACAATGAAGCTGTACGCAAACGAAGATCGAACGATGAGTTTAGTGCGcgagtttgaagagaagtgcGAACGAGCAGGAAGAAGATCACTCGTAAAGGATGCCAAGAAATTTGCTTTGGAAATGGACATTACTCTGGACCTTGCATACCCAGATCCCAAAGCGTTGCAAACTGACTCAGGTGAGGAATCACATGTTAAAGGAGTAGGGAGAACATTACGAgcgagagaagaagagagaagcaTGAGGGAAGTAAGAGAGcagaggtggcaaggaaagctgttcggagaaagATGGGATGATAACAAAGTTATTGACTGCTTCACTTGGCTTAGTAAGTGGAAGTCTGCACCTGTGCATACTGTTGCTGGAATCTATGAGTTATACCAGCAATTACTCCTCACTAAGCTGTACCACCAGAGCAAGACGAAGACGCTGACCACCTCGGATACCACGTGTCGTATGTGTGGAAAAGGGCCTGAATCTATGGCCCACGTGATTAGCGGATGTGGTGCCTTGGCACAGACTAAGTACATGCAGAGACACAATgcagccttgaaaatccttttcttcgagTTCCTGAAAGACTTAGATCTTATCCAGTGTATCCCCCCTTGGTACTCTCCAGTCTCACCTAAACCCGAGCACAAGAATGACCGAGCGTGCGCGTACTGGGATGTCCcagtatttgctgaaaatacggaagtcagggctaacagaattgatgcgagaattgtggacagaaaggagaagaag